Proteins from one Candidatus Sulfotelmatobacter sp. genomic window:
- a CDS encoding ABC transporter substrate-binding protein, with protein sequence MPTRRDLLRGTAAAATAAAFPSISLAATGKPTVRIGFLDSFSGVFSDVAAKHKVGAAIALADLNRRGGVRYELVTGDDTSKPAVAVSEMRRLVGQENVDVIYGGTSSGSGLALAPLADELGVFNLSIGPFDSTLTGAKARALTYRFGLNARMALNPMANRLLALGKKWYFVQADYALGKDAYNQLAPLLARAGGTEVGHDILPLGTNDFSAPMTKVQTSGADVLVLANSGVDAANAVHAFVQFGLQKKIHLAGINLEDYYYDAIPLDAVQGATFSVLWAPDVSDSSRKLVQRLRRDIHGPISARHYYGYAALMQLADRIEGAGTTDAGKLAKAFADHSFNGFKENPSRWHGCDHQNAQDCYAGAVVSRKQFEKTQFMFDVVATVPTAESDGTCESPWAKAASASIAASSVGGRPGYTPKVT encoded by the coding sequence ATGCCCACTCGGCGCGATCTTCTCCGTGGTACCGCGGCCGCCGCGACCGCCGCGGCCTTCCCCTCGATCTCGCTCGCCGCGACCGGCAAGCCGACGGTGCGGATCGGCTTCCTCGACTCGTTCAGCGGCGTCTTTTCCGACGTCGCCGCGAAGCACAAGGTCGGCGCGGCGATCGCACTGGCCGACCTCAACCGTCGCGGCGGCGTCCGCTACGAGCTCGTCACCGGCGACGACACCTCCAAGCCGGCCGTCGCGGTCAGCGAGATGCGCCGCCTGGTCGGCCAAGAGAACGTCGACGTCATCTACGGCGGCACGTCGTCGGGCAGCGGGCTGGCGCTGGCGCCGCTGGCCGATGAGCTGGGCGTCTTCAACCTTTCGATCGGCCCGTTCGACTCGACGCTGACCGGTGCCAAGGCGCGCGCGCTGACCTACCGCTTCGGCCTCAACGCACGCATGGCGCTCAACCCGATGGCGAACCGCCTCTTGGCGCTGGGCAAGAAGTGGTACTTCGTGCAGGCCGACTACGCGCTCGGCAAAGACGCCTACAATCAGTTGGCGCCGCTGTTGGCGCGCGCCGGCGGGACCGAAGTCGGCCACGACATCCTGCCGCTGGGCACCAACGACTTCTCCGCACCGATGACGAAGGTGCAGACCAGCGGCGCGGACGTGCTGGTGCTGGCGAACAGCGGCGTCGACGCCGCCAACGCCGTGCACGCGTTCGTGCAATTCGGTCTGCAGAAGAAGATCCACTTGGCCGGGATCAACCTCGAGGACTACTACTACGACGCGATCCCGCTGGACGCAGTGCAAGGCGCGACGTTCTCGGTGCTGTGGGCGCCGGACGTCTCCGATTCCTCGCGCAAGCTGGTGCAGCGGCTGCGCCGCGACATCCACGGCCCGATCTCGGCGCGCCACTACTACGGGTACGCGGCGCTGATGCAGTTGGCCGATCGCATCGAAGGCGCCGGTACGACCGACGCCGGCAAGCTGGCCAAGGCGTTCGCCGATCACAGCTTCAACGGGTTCAAGGAGAACCCGTCGCGCTGGCACGGCTGCGACCACCAGAACGCGCAGGACTGCTACGCGGGCGCCGTCGTTTCGCGCAAGCAGTTCGAGAAAACGCAGTTCATGTTCGACGTCGTCGCGACGGTGCCGACCGCCGAGTCCGACGGCACGTGCGAGTCGCCGTGGGCGAAGGCGGCGAGCGCGTCGATCGCCGCCAGCTCCGTCGGCGGCCGTCCGGGCTACACGCCCAAGGTCACCTAA
- a CDS encoding LuxR C-terminal-related transcriptional regulator: protein MAKPAVIPTAHDVSLIDVATSAFYDAEYERALAALALLPDDEAVRVETLLLRARTHLRSGDPVAGGDAAMAAAERADTPDARVSAAALRGAALRARRKPREAAAAFAAAAAMVNDASADARAEYAFHAATAAWEDGELQAAEQLVEAALPDARDVWRARLTRLLGAIEMRRERYAAAAEHFLEALHVLAGAPREDLFVRARLIHGLATIASETIDLRLAKRYAPYLSATRWTSGVARQHTGTLGCERILALLRGDVGAAWQLARDAVYAAPTDARRAIAETNAAALSALVGDEFAARAQFDSAWSLIDGVSWAKVDDGERLALTNFAIEAAEAMPGEARTALALYRNLSGAPEGGGTGDRRLPAFEAMALGRVSEVAGRPKEAIEHYERARGLWVALDFRVRAALVARDLQRLTGQERYQHDVDVALSRAPYAWFGQAPPAPPASAALAKLTPAERTVLRYLLGGENMKGIARALDRSPYTVHNHTRRIFGAFEVRARAALIARCAELGITADKLA, encoded by the coding sequence ATGGCCAAACCGGCGGTCATCCCGACCGCGCACGACGTCAGTTTGATCGACGTCGCGACCAGCGCGTTCTACGACGCGGAATACGAGCGGGCGCTCGCGGCTCTGGCACTGCTACCCGACGACGAAGCCGTGCGCGTGGAAACGTTGCTGCTGCGGGCGCGCACGCACTTGCGCTCCGGCGACCCGGTGGCGGGCGGCGACGCCGCGATGGCGGCCGCCGAGCGCGCCGATACGCCCGACGCGCGCGTCAGCGCGGCGGCGCTGCGCGGCGCGGCCCTGCGCGCGCGCCGCAAGCCGCGTGAAGCCGCCGCGGCGTTCGCCGCGGCGGCGGCGATGGTGAACGACGCGTCGGCGGACGCGCGCGCCGAGTACGCGTTCCATGCCGCGACGGCGGCGTGGGAGGACGGCGAGCTGCAGGCCGCCGAGCAGCTCGTCGAAGCGGCGCTGCCCGACGCGCGCGACGTGTGGCGCGCGCGGCTCACGCGGCTGCTCGGTGCGATCGAGATGCGGCGCGAGCGCTACGCCGCCGCCGCGGAGCATTTCCTCGAGGCGCTGCACGTGCTCGCCGGCGCGCCGCGCGAGGACCTGTTCGTGCGCGCGCGCCTCATCCACGGTTTGGCGACCATCGCCAGCGAGACCATCGACCTTCGGTTGGCCAAGCGTTACGCACCGTATCTCTCCGCGACGCGCTGGACGAGCGGCGTCGCGCGCCAACACACCGGCACGCTCGGCTGCGAACGCATACTCGCGCTGCTCCGCGGTGACGTCGGCGCGGCGTGGCAGCTCGCGCGGGACGCGGTCTACGCGGCGCCGACCGACGCGCGGCGCGCGATTGCCGAGACCAACGCCGCCGCGCTGAGCGCGCTGGTCGGTGACGAGTTCGCGGCCCGCGCGCAGTTCGACTCGGCGTGGTCGCTGATCGACGGCGTCTCGTGGGCGAAGGTCGACGACGGCGAACGGCTCGCGCTGACGAACTTCGCGATCGAGGCCGCCGAGGCGATGCCGGGTGAGGCGCGCACCGCGCTGGCGCTCTACCGGAACCTCTCCGGCGCGCCCGAAGGCGGCGGCACCGGCGACCGCCGGCTGCCGGCGTTCGAGGCGATGGCGCTGGGTCGCGTCAGCGAGGTCGCGGGCCGGCCCAAAGAGGCGATCGAGCACTACGAGCGCGCACGCGGGCTGTGGGTCGCGCTCGATTTTCGCGTGCGCGCCGCGCTCGTCGCGCGCGACCTGCAGCGTCTGACCGGCCAGGAGCGCTATCAGCACGACGTCGACGTCGCGCTCTCGCGCGCGCCCTACGCGTGGTTCGGTCAGGCACCGCCCGCGCCGCCGGCCTCGGCCGCCTTGGCCAAGCTGACCCCGGCGGAACGCACCGTCCTGCGTTATCTGCTGGGCGGCGAGAACATGAAAGGGATCGCCCGGGCCCTCGACCGCAGCCCGTACACGGTGCACAACCACACCCGGCGGATCTTCGGGGCGTTCGAGGTCCGGGCGCGCGCGGCACTGATCGCGCGCTGCGCGGAGCTGGGCATCACCGCCGACAAGCTGGCCTGA
- a CDS encoding glutamine synthetase family protein, whose amino-acid sequence MTLAERCGVATGARERAASEVLERVARDGLNVVRLACVDQHGLVRGKTIVAGELPGAFADGWGLPASILGKDTANRTVFSLFANDAATGGLAALRGARDMVMLPDPATFRVLPWARDAGWVLCDLYTRDGAAMPFSTRGIARAALQRLAARGYEMICGLEVEMHVFALEDAALRLEDAGDAGEPGTPPSVRLTTKGYQHLSELRYDALEPILEVLRAGALALELPLRSLELEYGPSQCEVTFAPQRALDAADAMVLFRNAAKQLCRRHGYHVTFMCRPQIPHVMSSGWHLHQSLIASESGANAFVGDAASGEVVSAVGRAWLGGLLAHAAGATALSTPTINGYRRFRANSLAPDRAAWAVDDRGAMLRVVGEPGDPATHVENRIGEPAANPYLFVASQVIAGLDGLESARDPGPSADAPYHADAPALPGSLGEALAALDADRVLRAGLGEDFVDYFLTIKHAELTRFQQHVTNWEQREYFEVF is encoded by the coding sequence GTGACGCTGGCCGAGCGCTGCGGCGTCGCGACCGGCGCGCGCGAGCGCGCGGCGAGCGAGGTGCTCGAACGCGTCGCGCGCGACGGGCTGAACGTCGTGCGGCTGGCGTGCGTCGACCAACACGGGCTCGTGCGCGGCAAGACGATCGTCGCCGGCGAGCTGCCCGGCGCGTTCGCCGACGGCTGGGGCCTGCCGGCGTCGATCCTGGGCAAGGACACCGCCAACCGGACCGTCTTCTCCCTGTTCGCGAACGACGCCGCCACCGGCGGCCTGGCCGCGCTGCGCGGTGCGCGCGACATGGTGATGCTGCCCGATCCGGCGACCTTTCGCGTTCTGCCGTGGGCGCGCGACGCGGGTTGGGTGCTGTGCGATCTCTATACGCGCGACGGCGCGGCGATGCCGTTCAGCACGCGCGGGATCGCGCGCGCGGCGCTCCAGAGGCTCGCGGCCCGCGGCTACGAGATGATCTGCGGCCTCGAAGTCGAGATGCACGTGTTCGCGCTCGAGGACGCCGCGCTGCGCCTGGAGGACGCGGGCGATGCCGGCGAGCCCGGCACGCCGCCCTCCGTGCGGCTGACGACCAAAGGCTACCAGCATCTCTCGGAGCTGCGCTACGATGCGCTCGAGCCGATCCTCGAGGTGCTGCGCGCCGGCGCGCTGGCGCTCGAGCTGCCGCTGCGCTCGCTCGAGCTCGAGTACGGGCCCAGCCAGTGCGAGGTCACCTTCGCCCCGCAGCGCGCACTCGACGCGGCCGACGCGATGGTGCTCTTTCGCAACGCCGCCAAACAGCTGTGCCGCCGTCACGGTTATCACGTCACCTTCATGTGCCGGCCGCAGATTCCGCACGTCATGTCGAGCGGCTGGCACTTGCACCAATCGCTGATCGCGAGCGAGAGCGGTGCCAACGCGTTCGTCGGCGACGCCGCATCGGGCGAGGTCGTCTCGGCGGTCGGGCGCGCATGGCTGGGCGGGTTGCTGGCGCACGCGGCCGGTGCGACGGCACTGAGCACGCCGACCATCAACGGTTACCGCCGCTTTCGCGCGAACTCGCTGGCACCCGATCGTGCCGCGTGGGCGGTCGACGACCGCGGCGCGATGCTGCGCGTCGTCGGCGAGCCCGGCGATCCGGCCACGCACGTCGAGAACCGCATCGGCGAGCCGGCCGCCAACCCGTACTTGTTCGTCGCCTCGCAGGTGATCGCGGGACTCGACGGGCTCGAGAGCGCGCGCGATCCCGGTCCGTCGGCGGACGCGCCGTATCACGCCGACGCGCCGGCGCTGCCGGGATCGCTGGGCGAAGCGCTGGCCGCGCTCGACGCCGACCGCGTGCTGCGCGCGGGCCTGGGCGAGGACTTCGTGGACTATTTCTTGACGATCAAACACGCGGAATTGACGCGCTTTCAACAGCACGTGACGAATTGGGAACAGCGGGAGTATTTCGAGGTCTTCTGA
- a CDS encoding aromatic ring-hydroxylating dioxygenase subunit alpha — translation MLTAEQNALVTRTGAGTAAGALLRRFWQPVALADELPPERPVRAVRVMGEELVAFRDERGNLGLLERACPHRGADLAFGRLEDGGLRCTFHGWLFATDGRCLEMPAEPEDSTFCARMRQRAYPIVERAGILWGYLGEGEPPAFPDYDCFRAPDAYTFAFKGLVACNWLQAVEVGIDPSHASFLHRFFEDEAPGGEYGKQFRANSSASDLPMTKIMREYTRPRIDVRRDTNGLELTTLRALDPTSVHVRVTHLVFPNAFLIPLSPQMTILQWHVPVDDVTNYWYAAFTAYDAPVDKAQMRAQRLRLYELPDYVPRIGRANAYGFNADEQRTSTYTGMGEDINVHDQWAVESQGAIADRTREHLGSADKAITQYRRLLLEALEPGAPAFAPSPGGGPDTIDTIAPAGDWEAHWHRLVAERRAASPWAQGVQAGSAR, via the coding sequence ATGCTGACCGCCGAACAGAACGCCCTGGTCACGCGCACCGGCGCCGGCACCGCCGCGGGCGCGCTGTTGCGCCGCTTCTGGCAGCCCGTCGCGCTCGCCGACGAGCTGCCGCCCGAGCGCCCGGTGCGCGCGGTGCGCGTCATGGGCGAAGAGCTGGTCGCGTTCCGCGACGAGCGCGGCAACCTGGGACTGCTCGAGCGCGCGTGCCCGCACCGCGGCGCCGACCTCGCCTTCGGGCGGCTCGAGGACGGCGGGTTGCGCTGCACCTTCCACGGCTGGCTGTTCGCGACCGACGGGCGGTGCCTGGAGATGCCGGCCGAGCCCGAGGACAGCACGTTCTGCGCGCGCATGCGCCAGCGCGCGTACCCGATCGTCGAGCGCGCCGGCATTCTGTGGGGCTATCTCGGCGAGGGTGAACCGCCGGCGTTTCCCGACTACGACTGCTTTCGCGCGCCGGACGCGTACACGTTCGCCTTCAAGGGACTCGTCGCGTGCAACTGGCTGCAGGCGGTCGAGGTTGGCATCGATCCCTCGCACGCCTCGTTCCTGCACCGCTTCTTCGAGGACGAGGCGCCGGGCGGCGAATACGGCAAGCAGTTTCGCGCCAACTCGTCGGCCTCCGATCTGCCGATGACCAAGATCATGCGCGAATACACCCGGCCGCGCATCGACGTGCGGCGCGACACCAACGGGCTCGAGCTGACGACGCTGCGCGCGCTCGACCCCACCAGCGTCCACGTGCGGGTCACGCATCTCGTCTTTCCGAACGCGTTCTTGATCCCGCTCAGCCCCCAGATGACGATCCTGCAGTGGCACGTGCCGGTCGACGACGTGACGAACTACTGGTACGCGGCGTTCACCGCCTACGACGCGCCGGTCGACAAGGCGCAGATGCGCGCGCAACGGCTGCGGCTCTACGAGCTGCCCGACTACGTCCCGCGCATCGGCCGCGCCAACGCGTACGGCTTCAACGCCGACGAGCAGCGGACCAGCACCTACACCGGAATGGGCGAGGACATCAACGTGCACGACCAGTGGGCGGTCGAGTCGCAAGGCGCGATCGCCGACCGCACCCGCGAGCACTTGGGTTCGGCCGACAAGGCGATCACGCAATATCGCCGGCTGCTGCTCGAAGCGCTCGAGCCGGGCGCGCCGGCGTTCGCACCGTCGCCGGGCGGCGGTCCGGACACGATCGACACGATCGCGCCGGCCGGCGACTGGGAAGCGCACTGGCACCGCTTGGTCGCCGAACGGCGCGCGGCCAGCCCCTGGGCGCAAGGCGTACAGGCCGGCAGCGCGCGGTGA
- a CDS encoding DUF1028 domain-containing protein yields the protein MPQPTTFSIVAADPRTNEIGIAVQSKFLSVGAAVPWVEGAVGGVATQAWANTTFGPRGLRALRDGAAPDDVLRALLADDPQAQDRQVGIVDAQGRAVTFTGERCIGWAGGVAGDGFAAQGNCLAGAAVVDALAATFRGARGTLSDRLVAALAAAQRAGGDKRGQQSAALVVAKPGGGYGGFNDRYVDLRVDDHAAPIDELARILELHKLYFFPPAPEDVLVVDDALGRTLVRELVRLGELPAGASAYDQRARDALVALMHVENLENRVRDDGTIDRQTLDYLTALRRG from the coding sequence ATGCCGCAGCCCACGACGTTCTCGATCGTCGCCGCCGATCCGCGCACGAACGAGATCGGGATCGCCGTCCAGTCGAAGTTCCTCTCGGTCGGCGCGGCCGTCCCGTGGGTCGAAGGCGCGGTCGGCGGCGTCGCGACCCAGGCCTGGGCGAACACGACCTTCGGGCCGCGCGGCCTGCGCGCGCTGCGCGACGGTGCCGCGCCCGACGACGTGCTGCGCGCGTTGCTCGCCGACGATCCACAGGCCCAGGACCGGCAGGTGGGCATCGTCGACGCCCAGGGCCGCGCCGTCACCTTCACCGGCGAACGCTGCATCGGCTGGGCGGGCGGAGTCGCCGGCGACGGGTTCGCGGCGCAAGGCAACTGTCTGGCCGGCGCCGCCGTCGTCGACGCGCTGGCCGCGACGTTCCGCGGCGCGCGCGGCACGCTCTCGGACCGGCTCGTCGCGGCGCTGGCGGCCGCCCAGCGCGCCGGCGGCGACAAACGCGGGCAACAGAGCGCGGCGCTCGTCGTCGCCAAACCGGGCGGCGGGTACGGCGGGTTCAACGACCGCTACGTCGATCTGCGCGTCGACGACCACGCGGCGCCGATCGACGAGCTGGCGCGCATCCTCGAGCTGCACAAGCTCTACTTCTTCCCGCCCGCGCCCGAAGACGTGCTCGTGGTCGACGACGCGCTGGGGCGCACGCTCGTGCGCGAGCTGGTGCGCCTCGGCGAGCTTCCCGCCGGCGCGAGCGCGTACGACCAGCGCGCCCGCGACGCGCTCGTCGCGCTCATGCACGTCGAGAATCTCGAGAACCGCGTGCGCGACGACGGCACGATCGACCGTCAGACGCTGGACTACCTCACCGCGCTGCGCCGCGGCTGA
- a CDS encoding multicopper oxidase family protein, giving the protein MAMRSFRWSAAAFGCACIALVAIARAAGDAPPHPPPVGLPDPPAVRPIHGVTSLTLTAAQTSAGRAGMLYEGAPVMPTIRVWPGDQLKIVYVNELSPHSAEACALGPCMDMTNLHFHGMEVSPKAPQDDVLTMLAAPGQTLHYDVRVPPGHIPGLFWFHTHPHSESAEQDLDGMSGAIVVEGIDRYVPAVRGLRERVLIVRTRDARSYSTPRIALLRARLGVPAHDCGTSGEQVAGFATVNGMLRPSIAIRPGERQFWRLVNAQPESYLDLSLDGESLEVVALDGEPLAYRNPTRPTRTFTHLLIPPAGRVEAIVTGPPAGSHATLRSACVDTGPAGDINAGQVLADVVPALASDTPKQTVPVSTEPPVYVSAAPAIAAERAPAQFVVHFSEHDHGFYINGRKFSMTDGPMTIARVGTYAHWHIVNDSDEMHPFHIHQVHFLTYRDHGTVVANPVWLDTVNVRQRTSVDTVMDFTNPVIRGMAVFHCHILNHEDKGMMAKVLFR; this is encoded by the coding sequence ATGGCCATGCGATCCTTCCGCTGGAGCGCGGCCGCATTTGGCTGCGCCTGTATCGCACTCGTCGCGATCGCGCGCGCCGCGGGCGACGCCCCACCGCACCCACCCCCTGTCGGACTGCCGGATCCGCCCGCCGTGCGGCCGATCCACGGCGTCACCTCGCTCACGCTGACGGCGGCCCAAACGAGCGCGGGGCGCGCCGGCATGCTGTACGAGGGCGCCCCCGTCATGCCGACCATCCGCGTGTGGCCCGGCGATCAGTTGAAGATCGTCTACGTCAACGAGCTCTCACCGCACTCCGCGGAAGCGTGCGCGCTCGGACCGTGCATGGACATGACGAACCTGCACTTCCACGGCATGGAGGTCTCGCCGAAAGCACCGCAAGACGACGTGCTCACCATGCTCGCCGCGCCCGGCCAGACGTTGCACTACGACGTCCGCGTCCCACCGGGCCACATCCCGGGACTATTCTGGTTCCACACGCATCCGCACAGTGAAAGCGCGGAACAGGATTTGGACGGGATGTCGGGCGCGATCGTCGTCGAGGGCATCGACCGGTACGTGCCGGCGGTCCGCGGCCTTCGCGAACGCGTCTTGATCGTGCGCACCCGCGACGCTCGCAGCTACAGCACGCCGCGCATCGCGCTCTTGCGCGCGCGGCTGGGCGTGCCGGCGCACGACTGCGGCACCTCCGGCGAGCAAGTCGCCGGTTTCGCGACCGTCAACGGCATGCTGCGCCCGTCGATCGCGATTCGTCCCGGCGAGCGTCAGTTTTGGCGCCTCGTCAACGCGCAGCCCGAATCGTATCTCGATCTCTCGCTCGACGGCGAGTCGCTCGAGGTGGTCGCGCTCGACGGCGAGCCGCTCGCGTACCGCAACCCCACCCGCCCGACGCGCACGTTCACGCACCTGCTGATCCCGCCGGCCGGCCGCGTCGAGGCGATCGTAACCGGACCGCCCGCCGGCAGTCACGCCACGCTGCGTAGCGCCTGCGTCGACACCGGTCCCGCCGGCGACATCAACGCGGGACAAGTGCTGGCGGACGTGGTTCCGGCCCTCGCCTCGGACACGCCGAAACAGACCGTGCCGGTCTCCACCGAGCCGCCGGTCTATGTCTCGGCGGCTCCGGCGATCGCGGCGGAGCGAGCGCCGGCGCAGTTCGTCGTCCACTTCTCCGAGCACGACCACGGCTTTTACATCAACGGCCGCAAGTTCTCGATGACCGACGGGCCGATGACGATCGCGCGGGTCGGTACCTACGCGCACTGGCACATCGTCAACGACTCGGACGAGATGCACCCGTTTCACATCCATCAGGTGCACTTCCTGACCTACCGGGACCACGGTACGGTCGTCGCAAACCCGGTCTGGCTCGACACCGTCAACGTGCGCCAACGCACGTCGGTCGACACCGTGATGGACTTCACCAACCCCGTCATCCGGGGGATGGCGGTTTTCCATTGCCACATCCTCAATCACGAGGACAAAGGCATGATGGCGAAAGTGCTGTTCCGCTAG
- a CDS encoding peptide ABC transporter substrate-binding protein: MIVRRSLWTFALLVACATGCTRTGDGSGTSSGQHAWLVPGTLRIATSLTPNTLNPILSTQQIEVQAEALAFDPLIGTDPDGRDVPILASAVPTLENGGISRDGLTITYHLRRNVKWQDGAPFSSRDVAFTYHAIMNPATLVTTRHGYDDITRVDTPDAYTVVFHLRHPFGPAIHTFFGPSDSPYFILPEHLLAKYPDLNHIPFNQEPVGTGPFKVARWVRGDHIEYVANDDYFLGKPKLRRIELQLVPDENTIANELRAHEVDWFMLASPRVYPNLIGIPGIDVRLVPMNGFDAIMFNTTRAPLDDVRVRQAINLAIDKPRLSREATYGTTIPATEDIPSQLWAYDPHVGTNRPNVPKARALLDAAGWRVGSGGVRVRNGQRLVIGLAYRSDSATDKSRGVEIGAMLHDVGIGIELKGYTSGLYYGPPGVGILASGKYDGALYTWYSGIDPDDSTQLLCDQRPPNGYNWARYCTPEMDAAQRAALSHYDRPTRKRAYAVIQALLARDAPYAYLWWPRQIEAVDSDLQNFRPNGIIETWNAWQWSF; this comes from the coding sequence GTGATCGTTCGACGGAGCCTTTGGACCTTCGCTCTGCTCGTCGCGTGCGCGACGGGCTGCACCCGCACGGGTGACGGGTCGGGCACGTCGTCCGGCCAGCATGCGTGGCTGGTGCCGGGGACGCTGCGCATTGCCACCAGCCTGACGCCGAACACGCTCAACCCGATCCTCTCCACGCAACAGATCGAGGTGCAGGCGGAGGCGCTCGCGTTCGACCCGCTGATCGGGACGGATCCCGACGGCCGCGACGTGCCGATCTTGGCCTCGGCGGTCCCGACGCTCGAGAACGGCGGCATCAGCCGCGACGGGTTGACGATCACCTATCACCTGCGCCGCAACGTGAAGTGGCAGGACGGCGCGCCGTTCAGCAGCCGCGACGTCGCCTTCACCTATCACGCGATCATGAACCCGGCGACGCTGGTCACCACCCGCCACGGCTACGACGACATCACCCGCGTCGACACGCCCGACGCCTATACGGTCGTCTTCCACTTGCGCCATCCGTTCGGACCCGCGATCCACACCTTCTTCGGGCCCAGCGACTCGCCGTACTTCATCTTGCCCGAACATCTGTTGGCGAAGTATCCCGACCTCAACCACATCCCGTTCAACCAAGAGCCTGTCGGCACGGGTCCGTTCAAGGTCGCGCGCTGGGTGCGCGGCGACCACATCGAGTACGTCGCCAACGACGACTACTTCTTGGGCAAGCCGAAGCTGCGGCGCATCGAGCTCCAGCTCGTCCCCGACGAGAACACGATCGCCAACGAGCTGCGGGCGCACGAGGTCGACTGGTTCATGCTGGCCTCGCCGCGCGTCTACCCGAACTTGATCGGGATTCCGGGGATCGACGTGCGGCTGGTGCCGATGAACGGCTTCGACGCGATCATGTTCAACACGACGCGCGCGCCGCTCGACGACGTGCGGGTGCGCCAGGCCATCAACCTGGCCATCGACAAGCCGCGGCTCTCGCGCGAGGCGACCTACGGGACGACGATCCCCGCCACCGAGGACATCCCGTCGCAGCTGTGGGCCTACGATCCGCACGTCGGCACGAACCGGCCGAACGTCCCCAAGGCGCGGGCGCTGCTCGATGCCGCGGGTTGGCGGGTCGGCTCGGGCGGGGTGCGCGTGCGCAACGGCCAGCGGCTGGTGATCGGACTGGCCTACCGTTCCGACAGCGCGACCGACAAGAGCCGCGGCGTTGAGATCGGGGCGATGCTGCACGACGTCGGCATCGGCATCGAGCTCAAGGGCTACACCTCGGGACTCTACTACGGACCCCCGGGCGTGGGGATTCTCGCCAGCGGCAAATACGACGGCGCGCTCTACACCTGGTACTCGGGCATCGATCCCGACGACTCCACCCAGCTGCTGTGCGACCAGCGGCCGCCCAACGGCTACAACTGGGCGCGCTACTGCACGCCGGAGATGGACGCCGCGCAGCGCGCCGCGCTCTCGCACTACGACCGCCCGACCCGCAAGCGCGCCTACGCGGTCATTCAAGCGCTGCTGGCGCGCGACGCGCCGTACGCGTACCTTTGGTGGCCGCGCCAGATCGAAGCGGTCGACAGCGACCTGCAGAACTTCCGCCCCAACGGCATCATCGAGACCTGGAACGCGTGGCAGTGGTCGTTCTGA
- a CDS encoding VOC family protein, whose protein sequence is MDEVRVENTNYQMPPVEGFTIAHFLTVADLERSMNFYATVFGGEIVSRGDGNAPPYIRIANTWLILNVGGGPTPDKPTVTLHTPDPDLISSFMNVRVADIQACYELWKSRGATFLTEPLDKYGETRCYIRDPDGYIIEVGQSKPGFKYG, encoded by the coding sequence ATGGACGAAGTACGGGTCGAGAATACGAACTATCAAATGCCGCCGGTCGAAGGGTTTACCATCGCGCATTTTCTTACGGTGGCCGACCTCGAGCGATCGATGAACTTCTACGCGACGGTTTTCGGCGGCGAGATCGTCAGCCGCGGCGACGGAAACGCTCCGCCGTACATCCGGATCGCCAACACCTGGCTCATCCTCAACGTCGGGGGCGGACCGACGCCGGACAAGCCGACCGTCACGCTCCACACGCCCGATCCCGATCTGATCAGCAGCTTCATGAACGTTCGCGTCGCCGATATTCAAGCGTGCTACGAGCTTTGGAAGAGCCGCGGAGCGACGTTTCTCACCGAGCCGCTCGACAAATACGGCGAGACGCGGTGCTACATCCGCGATCCTGACGGCTACATCATCGAAGTCGGGCAGAGCAAGCCCGGCTTCAAGTACGGCTGA